From Anopheles arabiensis isolate DONGOLA chromosome 3, AaraD3, whole genome shotgun sequence, a single genomic window includes:
- the LOC120903884 gene encoding putative ATP-dependent RNA helicase SoYb, producing MGTPEHQSNRSPSTMESRIFITHYVNPHQFWYKPFHPGSRKKQQKQLQDAIDEYCEQHYLNQSIGHYEPVFGEVVAFYDPSLARWTRCSVDGVRVDGKGTQRYRLWSIDEGCPKTVGIEQLRPLPDHFHDRSTSGVKRGAIKNIFPAQCVFDPREEQLRIMECGGWAETANIMLRSFIDSNQQLCFTSVTPYTVGKESIHFGDLLFVTKSKTYNAANLLVENAMGLTVEPKNFIIQMLEMDATFSTRPSSIVSGSLSQGNSSGDTYTIPVDQQRNEGISLLNGVNEREFDESVSMVGTGAQNNQPVVTADPLPVRQPPPPSAPVASTATSDRTPVLREASKSSESSGSKKSIGLAQKLKLLKAQKLKTASPNTSKERESSSTGTGSQASGHHSNRDPFEQIRKDAYALTIDVGLSEKAEYELLKAAKATETITAKVVEAPPMEHKPKAVENANVAPTKAVEPKAKTPTKPVQVQVTPTKASPQPEETTPSPAANNSNASTEMTPPSGAGGGSSLKQRLMQRIANAKAQQQSKQKQEPEQPQSPELSFAPAGITNDQLIQRYLEQPTVQSNAEMKKFEKVIQGEKCIFSRRSHYRVLVHGAKTPKPIDRIAAANFSPRVHQELDQLGIKSLQRLQAYSWPHILRENSFICVNGASTGKTFAYLPAVCSVVQRQIEESLVEAASGPVAIIATYTSREVQRIAFFCRKLLHSEAHADLAVVECYGIRDVTKACNLLYNGCAILVTTAPAYRRLYELAPEAFARKRIQTVVIDNLEEILPHFGPELQLLCKNCDKEGLQMIVTAGYWMPMLAKFLQRYRNMVICIGAFLEAAVYAKARFVIQTFVGEERKQTELIRHLKQHDYRSERTIVFGNDSDDLVPIVNALRQNSINHIVGSERMVLQQHAGFSNWDELQPGDMVVLVCSDTVLGDLKISKAQHIIHYSLAATWSSFTRRYACSFGYYDCPYLPAKGKEGQKGLASSLVLLNEKNNQQLPRLVDFLELHQKQIPEELAVNAQKIRSILESSRVASGRAVSMLCTYILGFAVCRAARNCVFRHTLTLDDLAPDSVPRSGKVRMKICHVFSPAHFAARLEHHCPAGESEWTVLNDTKRYMLQDMALQVYFNNESRHQMHGDPHRNDLCVVFEDQKYWRCQIINYDETKTDNVEVQLLAIDTGRIMHMKAYALLHLPEQFRALPAQAINVRLAAVVPHDYEQDWDKIATNTVRRWIENYATRPNCSIQGNVLLALKDTVWVDELYLVEELDGMKTTVTVERIRASLIAKQYGVGDKESFERIRKLVRDCEKHGMQLLRREVEELERDGKAGAAAAMDDVLEMVEGVGDDELMRSGIGTGEISFDSNETLKLLVHVDVPIKDDQGMRVSDDEHEKQNDSSESDDRGKQISDQEQGKEAEKMNITESSATSDEIDNGKRQQTTIAHATPPAVRDDDDEGEVLQKLPEIVTTPAAEESIAEDTDIVQSKLMPIEADSTMSSSSSFELVSPAQEATAQYQFDSLLVGKNYSVMIGHYLTPDNFYVSQSNRIREVDALIKDFTKEPLTPLNHPRVGQHCLALFENFYHRGRIVGVLSEGREVDVFLVDFGGTVRCREIFKASDNLLSSVPFLAIKGSFAHIHPPGGATEWTGEVADAIYDRWLEQHNQGTMYAIITKVLPWVEQDGEQRIEGCHRYEMVLCDANSQDMFSIVSDIAYDGLAMWVGNEDGVSSTVPDTDEDDNFTQVNFTHEELMELMQKASSAPRNGGATHGPARAIKEAVPDSRCNAAEQLPVEKKAAGRSLETSDDEKSAIRAARRQRRTLKELRLDCDYRFPSSVWDQDEYFVVLHVHAPDVKRYNLTLTHTSLLLQFVREDEGERFVLGLTLRNPIVPRDSVHGVRGLTIVLRLRKLVPGLRWPTLDTLGSKRLRWVQFGRGGGAGDSSSDEMVKENRWKDLLRAHLDSSSVDSVGSGNEQTLQDDSDAEDEDGVFLGLN from the exons ATGGGCACGCCAGAGCACCAGAGCAACCGGAGCCCGTCAACGATGGAGTCTCGCATCTTCATCACGCACTACGTCAATCCGCACCAGTTTTGGTACAAACCGTTCCATCCGGGCAGCAGGAAGAAGCAACAGAAGCAGCTGCAGGATGCAATCGACGAGTACTGTGAGCAGCACTATCTGAACCAGTCAATTGGCCATTACGAGCCGGTGTTTGGAGAG GTAGTGGCCTTCTACGATCCATCGCTTGCCCGCTGGACCCGCTGCAGTGTGGACGGGGTGAGGGTCGATGGCAAGGGCACCCAGCGGTACCGGCTGTGGTCGATCGACGAGGGCTGCCCGAAGACGGTCGGCATCGAGCAGCTGCGACCACTGCCGGACCACTTCCACGACCGGTCGACGTCGGGCGTGAAGCGGGGAGCGATCAAGAACATCTTCCCGGCGCAATGT GTGTTCGATCCGCGCGAGGAACAGCTCCGGATAATGGAATGTGGCGGGTGGGCCGAAACGGCCAACATAATGCTGCGCTCCTTTATCGACAGCAACCAGCAGCTCTGCTTCACCAGCGTAACGCCCTACACGGTCGGGAAGGAGTCGATCCACTTCGGCGATCTGCTGTTCGTCACGAAAAGCAAGACGTACAATGCGGCGAACCTGCTGGTCGAGAACGCGATGGGATTGACGGTGGAGCCGAAGAATTTTATTATTC AAATGCTAGAAATGGATGCAACGTTCTCCACCCGACCGTCCTCCATAGTGAGTGGCAGTCTGTCGCAGGGCAACTCGTCGGGCGATACGTATACGATACCGGTGGACCAGCAGCGCAACGAAGGCATCTCGCTGCTGAACGGCGTGAATGAGCGCGAGTTTGACGAATCGGTCAGTATGGTTGGGACGGGCGCGCAGAACAACCAACCCGTCGTCACTGCTGACCCGCTTCCGGTACGGcagccgccaccaccgtcgGCCCCGGTAGCTTCCACGGCCACTTCCGATCGTACACCGGTGCTGCGCGAAGCAAGCAAATCGTCCGAATCGAGCGGTTCGAAGAAATCGATCGGATTGGCCCAGAAGCTGAAGCTGCTGAAGGCACAGAAGCTGAAAACCGCTTCTCCAAACACTAGCAAAGAGCGAGAATCTTCCAGCACGGGAACGGGCTCGCAAGCTTCCGGCCACCATTCCAACAGAGATCCGTTCGAGCAGATCCGTAAAGACGCGTACGCACTGACGATCGATGTCGGGCTGTCGGAGAAGGCCGAATATGAGCTTTTGAAGGCTGCAAAGGCAACGGAAACAATCACGGCTAAGGTGGTTGAAGCACCACCAATGGAGCATAAACCAAAGGCAGTGGAAAATGCAAACGTTGCGCCTACGAAGGCTGTGGAACCGAAAGCCAAGACACCAACCAAACCGGTGCAAGTGCAAGTTACACCAACGAAGGCTTCACCACAACCGGAGGAAACGACTCCCAGCCCAGCGGCCAACAATTCAAACGCATCAACGGAAATGACACCACCaagtggtgctggtggtggtagcagttTGAAGCAAAGGCTGATGCAAAGAATCGCCAACGCGAAAgcgcagcagcaaagcaagcaaaaacaagaacCGGAGCAGCCGCAGAGTCCGGAGCTTAGTTTCGCACCGGCCGGCATTACCAATGACCAGCTCATACAGCGGTACCTGGAGCAGCCGACGGTTCAGAGTAACGCCGAGATGAAGAAGTTTGAAAAGGTTATACAGGGAGAGAAATG CATATTTTCCCGCCGAAGCCACTACCGCGTCCTGGTGCACGGTGCGAAAACGccgaaaccgatcgatcgCATTGCGGCGGCCAACTTTAGCCCGCGCGTGCACCAGGAGCTCGACCAGCTCGGCATCAAATCGCTGCAGCGCCTGCAGGCTTACTCGTGGCCCCACATACTGCGCGAAAACTCGTTCATCTGCGTGAACGGTGCGTCGACGGGGAAAACGTTCGCCTACCTGCCAGCCGTATGTTCCGTGGTGCAG AGACAAATCGAAGAATCGCTGGTGGAGGCTGCCTCCGGTCCGGTAGCCATCATCGCCACCTACACGTCGCGCGAAGTGCAGCGGATTGCGTTCTTCTGCCGCAAGCTGCTCCATTCCGAGGCGCACGCCGACCTGGCCGTGGTAGAGTGTTACGGCATACGGGATGTGACGAAAGCATGT AATCTCCTTTACAACGGTTGCGCGATCCTTGTCACGACAGCCCCGGCCTACCGGCGGCTGTACGAGCTCGCACCGGAAGCGTTCGCCCGCAAGCGCATCCAAACGGTGGTGATTGACAATCTCGAGGAGATACTGCCCCATTTCGGGCCggagctgcagctgctgtgcAAAAATTGCGACAAGGAGGGGCTGCAGATGATCGTCACCGCCGGCTACTGGATGCCGATGTTGGCCAAGTTTCTGCAGCGCTATCGCAACATGGTGATCTGCATCGGTGCCTTCCTGGAGGCGGCCGTCTACGCGAAGGCCCGTTTCGTCATCCAAACGTTCGTGGGCGAGGAGCGCAAGCAGACGGAGCTGATACGGCACCTGAAGCAGCACGACTACCGCAGCGAGCGGACGATCGTGTTCGGCAACGACAGCGACGATCTGGTGCCGATCGTGAACGCGCTGCGCCAGAACTCGATCAACCACATCGTGGGCAGCGAGCGGatggtgctgcagcagcacgccgGCTTCAGCAACTGGGACGAGCTGCAGCCGGGCGatatggtggtgctggtgtgcAGCGATACGGTGCTGGGTGATTTGAAAATTTCCAAGGCGCAGCATATTATCCACTATTCGCTGGCGGCAACGTGGTCGTCGTTTACTAGGCGGTATGCCTGCTCGTTCGGCTATTATGACTGCCCTTACCTGCCGGCCAAGGGGAAGGAAGGGCAGAAAGGGTTGGCCTCATCGTTGGTGTTGCTGAATgagaaaaacaatcaacagcTGCCGAGGCTGGTGGACTTTCTGGAGCTGCACCAGAAGCAGATCCCGGAGGAATTGGCCGTCAATGCGCAG AAAATTCGAAGCATTCTCGAGAGTTCCCGAGTCGCTAGCGGGCGTGCCGTGTCCATGCTGTGCACGTACATACTCGGCTTTGCCGTTTGCCGTGCTGCGCGGAACTGCGTCTTCCGGCACACCCTCACGCTGGACGATCTGGCCCCCGACAGTGTGCCGCGCAGTGGCAAAGTGCGCATGAAAATCTGCCACGTGTTTTCGCCGGCTCACTTTGCCGCCCGGCTGGAGCACCATTGCCCTGCGGGCGAgtccgaatggaccgtgctgAACGATACCAAGCGCTACATGCTGCAGGATATGGCGCTGCAGGTATACTTTAACAACGAAAGCCGGCACCAGATGCATGGCGACCCGCACCGGAACGATCTGTGCGTGGTGTTTGAGGATCAGAAGTATTGGCGCTGTCAAATCATCAACTACGACGAGACGAA AACTGATAACGTTGAGGTACAGCTGCTCGCCATCGACACCGGGCGGATAATGCACATGAAGGCGTACGCGTTGCTCCATCTGCCGGAACAGTTTCGGGCGCTGCCGGCCCAAGCGATCAACGTGCGGCTTGCCGCGGTCGTACCGCACGATTACGAGCAGGATTGGGACAAGATCGCGACGAATACGGTGCGCCGCTGGATCGAAAACTATGCCACGCGCCCGAACTGCAGCATTCAGGGCAATGTGCTGCTCGCGCTCAAGGATACGGTGTGGGTCGATGAGCTGTATCTGGTGGAGGAGCTGGATGGGATGAAAACGACGGTTACGGTGGAACGGATCCGGGCGTCCCTGATCGCCAAGCAGTACGGTGTGGGTGATAAGGAATCGTTCGAGCGGATCCGGAAGCTGGTGCGGGACTGTGAAAAGCACGGCATGCAATTGTTGCGCCGCGAGGTGGAGGAGCTGGAGCGAGATGGCAAAgcgggagctgctgctgcgatggACGATGTGTTGGAAATGGTGGAAGGCGTTGGAGATGACGAACTGATGCGTAGTGGCATCGGGACGGGAGAAATTAGCTTCGATTCGAACGAAACGCTCAAGCTGCTGGTGCATGTGGACGTGCCCATCAAGGACGATCAGGGCATGAGGGTGTCGGATGATGAGCATGAGAAACAAAACGACAGCAGCGAGTCGGATGATCGCGGGAAGCAGATATCAGACCAAGAGCAGGGAAAGGAAGCGGAAAAAATGAATATAACAGAGTCGTCGGCGACCTCAGATGAAATTGACAATGGCAAGCGGCAGCAGACGACGATTGCTCATgcaacaccaccagcagtgcgtgatgatgatgatgagggtGAAGTGTTGCAAAAGTTACCAGAAATTGTAACGACACCGGCTGCAGAGGAATCCATCGCGGAAGACACTGACATTGTGCAAAGTAAGCTGATGCCAATCGAAGCGGACAGTACCATGTCCTCGTCCAGCTCGTTCGAGCTCGTTTCGCCGGCACAGGAGGCAACGGCCCAGTACCAGTTCGATTCGCTGTTGGTCGGCAAGAACTACAGCGTAATGATTGGCCACTATCTAACACCGGACAATTTTTATGTCTCTCAATCCAATAG AATTCGTGAGGTGGACGCTTTGATCAAAGATTTTACTAAGGAACCTTTAACTCCGCTAAATCATCCACGCGTCGGTCAGCACTGTTTGGCGCTGTTCGAGAACTTTTACCACCGTGGCCGTATTGTGGGCGTGCTGTCAGAGGGCAGAGAAGTGGATGTGTTCCTTGTTGACTTTGGTGGCACCGTGCGATGCCGGGAAATCTTCAAAGCATCGGATAACCTGCTGAGCAGTGTTCCGTTTCTG GCAATTAAAGGTTCGTTTGCGCACATCCATCCACCGGGCGGTGCAACGGAATGGACCGGCGAAGTAGCCGACGCCATCTACGACCGTTGGTTGGAGCAGCACAACCAGGGCACGATGTACGCCATCATCACCAAGGTGCTGCCGTGGGTAGAACAGGACGGGGAGCAGCGAATCGAGGGCTGCCACCGGTACGAGATGGTACTGTGCGACGCGAACTCGCAAGACATGTTTTCCATCGTGTCGGACATCGCGTACGACGGGCTAGCGATGTGGGTGGGCAACGAGGACGGCGTCAGCAGCACCGTTCCCGACACGGACGAGGATGACAACTTCACGCAGGTGAACTTTACGCACGAGGAGCTGATGGAGCTGATGCAGAAGGCATCGTCCGCACCGCGGAACGGTGGGGCGACGCACGGCCCAGCACGTGCCATTAAGGAGGCGGTGCCCGATTCCCGCTGCAACGCGGCGGAGCAGCTGCCGGTGGAGAAGAAAGCGGCGGGCAGATCACTAGAAACGTCCGACGATGAGAAAAGTGCCATACGGGCTGCACGCAGGCAGCGGCGCACGTTGAAAGAGCTCCGGCTCGACTGTGACTACCGCTTTCCGTCCTCCGTGTGGGACCAGGACGAATACTTCGTGGTGCTGCACGTGCACGCACCGGACGTGAAGCGGTACAACCTCACGCTCACGCACACcagcctgctgctgcagtttgtGCGCGAAGATGAAGGTGAACGGTTCGTGCTGGGGCTAACGCTACGCAACCCGATCGTACCGCGTGACTCCGTGCACGGAGTGCGGGGGCTTACGATAGTGTTGCGGTTGCGCAAGCTAGTACCGGGGCTGCGATGGCCCACGCTGGACACGCTCGGCAGCAAGCGGCTGCGCTGGGTCCAGTTTGGCCGTGGAGGTGGTGCCGGTGACTCCAGCTCGGATGAAATGGTGAAGGAAAATCGGTGGAAGGATCTGCTGCGGGCCCACCTGGACAGCAGCTCGGTCGATAGTGTAGGGTCGGGGAACGAGCAGACGCTGCAGGACGATTCCGATGCGGAGGACGAGGACGGTGTGTTTCTCGGGTTGAATTAG
- the LOC120903149 gene encoding 28 kDa heat- and acid-stable phosphoprotein, which produces MPRGKYVNHKGRNRNFTNPEELEAQRKKDEEEKKWRKTREQDSDEDEDEDGDGEENDSDESESEEEENAKGAAGVIQIQNPNRVAKKSHRKVEEVAEDDEPQLTRREKEELEKQRAAAAYQKRHAEGKTAQAKADLARLAIIKQHRAEAAARREAEKKEKEAKMKSGAS; this is translated from the exons ATGCCTCGAG gaAAGTACGTTAATCACAAGGGGCGCAATCGCAACTTCACCAACCCGGAGGAGCTAGAGGCGCAGCGCAAGAaggacgaggaggagaagAAATGGCGCAAGACGCGGGAACAGGACTCGGACGAGGATGAGGACGAGGACGGCGACGGGGAGGAAAACGACTCGGACGAGTCGGAatcggaggaggaggaaaatgcGAAGGGTGCGGCGGGTGTGATACAGATCCAGAACCCGAACCGGGTGGCGAAAAAGTCCCACCGGAAGGTGGAGGAGGTGGCCGAGGACGATGAACCGCAGCTGACCCGCCGGGAGAAGGAGGAGCTGGAGAAGCAGCGGGCAGCGGCCGCCTACCAGAAGCGGCACGCCGAGGGCAAAACGGCCCAGGCGAAGGCGGATCTCGCCCGTTTGGCCATCATCAAGCAGCACCGTGCGGAGGCGGCCGCAAGGCGCGAGGCGGAGAAGAAAG AGAAAGAAGCCAAAATGAAGAGCGGCGCATCATAG
- the LOC120903148 gene encoding UPF0488 protein CG14286, with product MAPPKVKLHKNTGKLKYSPRPGSFPSPAPQPSAPATGNAPAAAEPSEADRQFELELYWCIQQLESQLHLPNVRENNKKLEETSKLINTLKSGTQPIIRKRQIMRTTFGDYRSRMAAEEQTMAVSPDSIRFEEPKEKAKYHFVKKSAILSGDKNFKFNFPKSDSNGETETVPGAAPVAVEKEGPAKGEKKVATVVAPASVIVPSDNSFRFNFAVGGE from the exons ATGGCACCGCCAAAAGTGAAACTGCACAAAAACACGGGCAAACTCAAGTACAGTCCACGGCCCGGCTCATTCCCCTCGCCAGCACCGCAACCATCCGCACCAGCAACCGGAAATGCACCCGCTGCAGCGGAACCATCCGAAGCCGATCGTCAGTTTGAGCTCGAGCTGTACTGGTGCATCCAGCAGCTGGAATCACAACTGCACCTTCCAAATGTCcgcgaaaacaacaaaaagt TGGAAGAAACGTCCAAGCTTATAAACACCCTCAAAAGCGGCACCCAACCGATCATCCGCAAGCGGCAGATCATGCGTACCACGTTCGGGGACTACCGGAGCCGGATGGCGGCCGAGGAGCAAACGATGGCCGTCAGCCCGGACAGTATACGGTTCGAGGAGCCGAAGGAGAAGGCCAAATACCATTTTGTGAAGAAGTCGGCCATTTTAAGCGGCGACAAGAACTTTAAATTTAACTTCCCGAAAAGTGACAGCAACGGTGAGACGGAAACGGTACCGGGGGCAGCGCCGGTGGCCGTTGAGAAGGAGGGGCCGGCGAAAGGGGAGAAAAAGGTAGCGACGGTAGTTGCTCCGGCGAGTGTAATTGTTCCTTCGGATAATTCCTTCCGGTTTAACTTTGCTGTTGGTGGGGAATGA
- the LOC120903284 gene encoding SET domain-containing protein SmydA-8 — MPSHHKKKKPKKYDPPKSNHSKENINPCSEHDRQLIAEVQLESSKPYLVKRSEQVGRYIVAARDLKAGDIIIETPPFVVGPCAETEPVCLGCHNAFKPGSVVYRCEICNWRICSPSCHGLAPAGTHRQLECIPLRDKAVHKHLQTSPAAQVKLMYEAILTLRCMLLKTVDRSQYDRLLGMDPLNDVRQQIPKLWNRNQKEIVERIRNQWGFAEYSELELHTICGIIEVNAFEVGQEPTKARALFPEAYLLMHDCTPNTGHTDAPQTHHLTVRVLRDVKAGEPLTLTYAHILQGTLKRRQHLREEKFFSCNCRRCTDPSELGTNCSALRCTKCPRGHILPTDPLNPEAEWHCRQCSTVMSCEAVILLLEQLSQQLETIGGNDVDGLETFLRVQGAVLHDNHYLLLSVKHSLCELYGKIEGFLIPQLSREQLKRKETLCRDLLEVVDQLEPGLSRLRGTIMYEMHVPLLIEAGQLFQGGVIQQAELRRRLKEVQRLLKESERILALEPEGTPEHGIAEAARDALKNMGDV; from the exons ATGCCGTCTCATCACAagaaaaag aAACCAAAGAAATATGATCCACCAAAGTCGAACCATTCGAAGGAAAATATCAACCCCTGCTCAGAACACGATCGCCAACTAATAGCGGAAGTCCAACTGGAATCCAGTAAACCTTACTTAGTGAAACGCTCTGAACAAGTTGGGAG GTATATTGTGGCTGCGAGAGATCTAAAAGCTGGTGACATCATCATCGAAACACCTCCCTTCGTTGTGGGCCCATGTGCAGAAACGGAACCCGTCTGTCTGGGTTGCCACAATGCCTTCAAGCCGGGAAGTGTTGTGTACAG ATGTGAGATCTGTAACTGGCGAATATGCTCTCCGAGCTGTCATGGACTTGCCCCGGCAGGAACTCACCGGCAGCTGGAATGCATTCCCCTACGCGATAAAGCAGTCCACAAGCACCTTCAAACGTCCCCTGCCGCCCAGGTGAAGCTGATGTACGAAGCCATCCTAACCCTTCGCTGTATGCTACTGAAAACCGTTGATCGGTCGCAGTACGATCGTCTGCTTGGTATGGATCCGCTGAACGACGTACGGCAACAGATACCGAAGCTTTGGAATCGCAATCAAAAGGAGATCGTTGAGCGAATTCGTAACCAGTGGGGCTTTGCGGAGTACAGCGAGCTGGAACTGCACACCATATGCGGCATCATCGAGGTTAATGCGTTCGAGGTGGGCCAGGAACCGACCAAAGCCCGTGCACTCTTCCCCGAGGCGTACCTACTGATGCACGACTGTACACCGAACACTGGCCACACGGATGCACCTCAAACGCACCACCTTACCGTGCGGGTGCTGCGGGACGTTAAGGCGGGTGAGCCACTCACCCTAACCTACGCCCACATCCTGCAGGGTACGCTCAAGCGCAGACAGCACCTAAGGGAGGAAAAGTTCTTCTCGTGCAACTGTCGCCGCTGCACCGATCCGTCCGAGCTGGGCACGAACTGTAGCGCCCTGCGGTGCACGAAGTGCCCAAGGGGACACATACTGCCGACGGATCCGCTCAACCCGGAAGCGGAATGGCACTGCCGGCAGTGTTCCACCGTAATGTCCTGTGAGGCAGTTATACTGCTGCTCGAACAGCTCTCCCAACAGCTCGAAACGATCGGAGGGAACGATGTGGATGGGCTGGAGACATTCCTTCGGGTGCAGGGTGCGGTCCTGCACGACAATCACTACCTACTGCTCTCGGTGAAACATTCGCTGTGCGAGCTGTACGGGAAGATTGAGGGCTTTTTGATACCGCAGCTAAGTCGGGAGCAGCTGAAAAGGAAGGAGACGCTTTGCCGCGATCTGCTCGAGGTAGTGGATCAGCTAGAGCCGGGGCTGAGCAGACTGAGAGGTACGATCATGTACGAGATGCACGTGCCACTGCTGATAGAGGCCGGCCAGCTGTTCCAGGGTGGTGTGATACAACAGGCCGAGCTGCGCCGTCGGTTGAAGGAAGTGCAGAGGCTTTTGAAGGAGAGTGAACGGATTTTGGCGCTGGAACCGGAGGGAACGCCAGAGCATGGGATAGCGGAAGCTGCCCGGGATGCTCTCAAGAATATGGGAGATGTGTGA